In Streptomyces sp. NBC_01707, a genomic segment contains:
- a CDS encoding ABC transporter ATP-binding protein, with the protein MTTMSTAHRATAVAARATELSKIYGEGETKVTALDRVTVDFPQGEFTAIMGPSGSGKSTLMHCVAGLDSFSSGSVRLGETELGSLKDKQLTQLRRDKIGFIFQAFNLLPTLTALENITLPMDIAGRKPDADWLRGVIDMVGLSDRLKHRPTELSGGQQQRVAVARALASRPEIIFGDEPTGNLDSRSGAEVLGFLRNSVRELGQTVVMVTHDPVAASYADRVIFLADGAIVDQMVRPTADGVLDRMKAFDSKGRTS; encoded by the coding sequence GTGACCACCATGTCCACCGCTCACCGCGCCACCGCGGTGGCCGCACGCGCCACGGAACTGTCGAAGATCTACGGAGAGGGCGAGACCAAGGTGACCGCCCTGGACCGGGTCACAGTGGACTTCCCGCAGGGCGAGTTCACCGCGATCATGGGCCCGTCGGGCTCCGGCAAGTCCACGCTGATGCACTGCGTGGCCGGTCTCGACAGCTTCAGCAGCGGTTCGGTGCGGCTCGGCGAGACGGAGCTCGGCTCCCTCAAGGACAAGCAGCTCACCCAGCTGCGCCGGGACAAGATCGGCTTCATCTTCCAGGCGTTCAACCTGCTGCCGACGCTGACCGCTCTGGAGAACATCACCCTGCCGATGGACATCGCGGGCCGTAAGCCGGACGCCGACTGGCTGCGTGGGGTGATCGACATGGTGGGTCTGTCCGACCGGCTGAAGCACCGGCCGACCGAACTCTCCGGCGGCCAGCAGCAGCGCGTCGCGGTGGCCCGCGCCCTGGCCTCACGGCCGGAGATCATCTTCGGTGACGAGCCGACCGGGAACCTGGACTCCCGCTCCGGCGCCGAAGTCCTGGGCTTCCTGCGCAACTCGGTGCGCGAGCTGGGGCAGACCGTGGTGATGGTGACGCACGACCCGGTCGCCGCCTCCTACGCGGACCGGGTGATCTTCCTCGCGGACGGGGCGATCGTCGACCAGATGGTGCGTCCCACCGCGGACGGGGTGCTGGACCGGATGAAGGCGTTCGACTCCAAGGGCCGTACCAGCTGA